Proteins from a genomic interval of Pseudophryne corroboree isolate aPseCor3 chromosome 4, aPseCor3.hap2, whole genome shotgun sequence:
- the CCDC185 gene encoding coiled-coil domain-containing protein 185: MEDGRQSPSLHLDLSNFQECAGSRYVLTSPRSLEACARLGVRPVDLLHKSYAEVREENKGAGGLEVSDLYEAQERQRLRKLRLCRELRHQMLENDYKMPRSTLSDPQRGRPLPTTNASLRWAPQNSTGKSHRSGGETLRKSLSHGDLLRPEVEVNRLARKVERDLGLSVPDKDKKIAALMLLKHQEEEMSKQRMLQAEQAWEELRSKERALRAAMGKSSSMDKLQNRRRKPVSSKQNSVHHMPIQKSKRWNALGQEQKTVPNGGLVKARCDIDSKDRFQEAMDINTGETSSYPLEERMMQAITAKMVKDFQNKKNIQVKNEYEKLRHSRLKEEVDSQVRAEERSKRMTIQQKEQRFQELYEQIVEERSKELQERATREEELTLMAKIRAEQQEKEQMKHKKVLLQLTDQKMKQAKDSLGKSIQSKAEKTKELNFIKDRAHRLLMQKIQQEEDSHRREVAHLIRIKDRKSDQLLKEKEATIEQGRRVAQASFHIRDKIREQTKSRTFDQMALQAQLNASLMKSLP, encoded by the coding sequence ATGGAGGACGGCAGGCAGTCTCCCTCGCTGCACCTGGACCTCAGTAACttccaggagtgtgcgggcagccgCTATGTACTGACCAGCCCCCGGTCCCTGGAAGCCTGTGCCAGGCTGGGGGTGAGGCCCGTGGACCTGCTGCACAAGTCCTATGCTGAGGTGAGGGAGGAGAACAAGGGGGCTGGGGGCCTGGAGGTCAGTGACCTTTATGAGGCTCAGGAGAGACAGCGCCTCAGGAAACTGAGGTTGTGCCGAGAGCTGAGGCACCAAATGCTGGAGAATGACTATAAAATGCCACGGTCTACCCTGTCTGATCCCCAGAGAGGCCGCCCTCTGCCCACCACCAACGCCTCACTCCGATGGGCCCCTCAGAACTCCACAGGCAAGAGCCACCGAAGCGGAGGTGAGACCCTGAGGAAAAGCCTGAGTCATGGTGACCTTCTTCGCCCAGAGGTGGAGGTCAACCGGCTGGCCAGGAAGGTGGAGAGGGACCTCGGGTTGTCTGTTCCTGACAAAGATAAGAAAATCGCAGCCCTGATGTTACTGAAACACCAGGAGGAAGAGATGTCCAAGCAGAGGATGCTGCAAGCTGAGCAGGCCTGGGAAGAGCTTCGGAGCAAGGAACGGGCCCTCAGGGCGGCCATGGGCAAGAGCAGTTCCATGGACAAGCTGCAGAATCGCAGGAGAAAACCTGTGAGCTCCAAACAAAACTCAGTCCATCACATGCCCATCCAGAAGAGCAAGAGGTGGAACGCGTTGGGCCAGGAACAAAAGACAGTGCCCAATGGAGGTTTAGTGAAAGCCAGATGTGATATAGATAGCAAGGACCGATTCCAAGAAGCGATGGACATAAACACCGGAGAAACTAGTAGCTATCCTCTGGAAGAACGGATGATGCAGGCCATCACGGCCAAGATGGTCAAAGACTTCCAGAATAAGAAGAACATCCAAGTAAAAAATGAGTATGAGAAGCTAAGACATTCCAGGTTGAAGGAAGAGGTGGACAGCCAGGTGAGAGCGGAGGAGCGTTCCAAGAGGATGACCATCCAGCAGAAGGAGCAGAGGTTCCAAGAGCTCTATGAGCAGATTGTGGAGGAAAGGAGCAAGGAGTTACAAGAGAGAGCAACAAGGGAAGAGGAGCTGACACTCATGGCCAAGATCAGGGCCGAGCAGCAGGAGAAAGAGCAGATGAAGCACAAGAAGGTGCTGCTTCAGCTCACTGACCAAAAGATGAAACAGGCAAAAGATTCTTTAGGGAAAAGTATACAGAGCAAGGCCGAAAAGACCAAAGAGCTGAACTTCATCAAGGACAGGGCGCACCGCCTCTTAATGCAAAAAATCCAGCAAGAGGAAGACAGCCACAGGAGAGAGGTCGCCCACCTTATCCGGATTAAAGACCGAAAAAGTGACCAGCTCCTCAAGGAGAAAGAAGCCACCATTGAGCAAGGGAGGAGGGTAGCCCAGGCTTCTTTTCATATTCGGgataagattagagaacagaccaaAAGCAGAACTTTTGACCAAATGGCTCTGCAGGCGCAATTAAATGCAAGTCTTATGAAATCTCTCCCTTAA